A DNA window from Camelina sativa cultivar DH55 chromosome 13, Cs, whole genome shotgun sequence contains the following coding sequences:
- the LOC104735946 gene encoding receptor-like cytosolic serine/threonine-protein kinase RBK2: MEGVRDSSSQTLSSTTSSSSSPSACDVDVENRGKQLTPLSTRRSRAGFSDSFSSHDLSSFCPDEEITTFCPDKYESDDDLLRRIELETSSSVVSTSDSSSSEARHHHHHHGHHHHHSSGGSTNGHWRGFFRLFKKGSSAMPFNTFTPLKGVPKLTRRKSKRIRDNMVPVIPSLDTEDLFYFKPSWRNFSLQDIQTATNCYSRENLIGEGGYAEVYKGQMADGQIVAIKKLTRGSAEEMTMDYLSELGIIVHVDHPNIAKLIGYCVEGGMHLVLELSPNGSLASLLYEEKEKLNWSMRYKVAMGTAEGLYYLHEGCQRRIIHKDIKASNILLTQNFEAQISDFGLAKWLPDQWTHHTVSKVEGTFGYLPPEFFMHGIVDEKTDVYAYGVLLLELITGKQALDSSQHSLVMWAKPLIKEKKIKQLVDPILGDDYDVEELERLVFIASLCIQQTSMNRPQMNQVVQILRGDKCSLDQLRERENSKLQRTYSEELLDNEEYNSTRYLNDINRHMETVLGTSKDS; the protein is encoded by the exons ATGGAAGGCGTTCGAGACTCGTCGTCACAAACTCTTTCTTCCACgacatcgtcttcttcgtctcccTCCGcctg CGATGTAGACGTTGAGAATCGTGGAAAACAATTAACTCCTCTCTCTACAAGAAGATCTCGAGCCGGCTTCTCtgattctttctcttctcatg ATTTATCATCATTCTGCCCAGATGAAGAAATAACAACATTCTGCCCGGACAAATACGAATCAGACGATGACTTATTAAGACGCATAGAATTGGAAACATCATCTTCCGTGGTGAGCACGtcagattcatcatcatcagaagctcgtcatcaccatcatcaccacggccaccatcatcatcattcgtCTGGAGGTTCTACCAACGGTCACTGGAGAGGTTTCTTCCGTTTATTTAAAAAAGGATCATCCGCAATGCCATTCAACACGTTCACACCTCTCAAAGGAGTCCCCAAACTCACCAGACGTAAGAGCAAACGCATTAGAGACAATATGGTCCCTGTTATACCTTCTCTTGACACTGAAGACTTGTTTTACTTCAAACCCTCATGGAGAAACTTCTCTCTCCAAGATATTCAAACCGCTACAAATTGCTACAGCCGTG AGAATCTGATCGGAGAAGGAGGATATGCGGAGGTGTATAAGGGACAAATGGCAGATGGGCAAATAGTGGCGATAAAGAAGTTGACTAGAGGTTCTGCAGAAGAGATGACGATGGATTATTTGTCCGAACTTGGGATCATAGTTCATGTAGATCATCCAAACATTGCTAAGCTTATTGGCTATTGTGTTGAAGGAGGAATGCATCTTGTTCTTGAGCTATCTCCTAACGGAAGCCTTGCTTCTTTGCTCTACG aggagaaggagaaactgAACTGGAGCATGAGATACAAAGTGGCGATGGGAACAGCAGAGGGACTGTACTATCTCCATGAAGGTTGTCAGAGAAGGATCATTCATAAAGATATTAAAGCTTCTAATATCCTTCTCACTCAGAACTTTGAGGCTCAG ATATCTGATTTCGGGCTAGCGAAATGGCTACCGGACCAGTGGACTCACCATACCGTATCAAAAGTCGAAGGAACATTCGG TTACCTTCCGCCGGAGTTCTTCATGCACGGGATAGTAGACGAAAAAACAGACGTATATGCTTACGGTGTCCTACTTCTTGAGCTCATTACCGGTAAACAAGCCCTTGACAGCTCACAACATAGCCTTGTCATGTGG GCCAAACCattgatcaaagagaagaagatcaaacaaCTTGTTGATCCGATTCTGGGAGATGACTACGACGTAGAAGAGTTGGAACGTCTTGTCTTCATAGCTTCATTGTGTATACAGCAAACCTCCATGAACCGGCCTCAAATGAACCAG GTTGTGCAGATTCTGAGGGGAGACAAGTGCAGCTTAGATCAGCTAAGAGAGCgagaaaactcaaaactccAGAGGACTTACTCTGAAGAACTATTGGATAACGAAGAATACAACTCGACAAGATATTTGAACGATATTAATCGACACATGGAGACAGTTCTCGGAACATCCAAGGATTCTTGA
- the LOC104735947 gene encoding uncharacterized protein LOC104735947, producing the protein MEKVTEKPKTETKAPPPPNHQMDADEDDENVKQLKECSSLYLSLQDCLVDSNRDWKSCQKHVQALKECHERRMKK; encoded by the exons ATGGAGAAAGTGACAGAGAAACCCAAAACCGAGACTAAAGCTCCACCTCCGCCGAACCATCAGATGGATGCAGACGAAGACGACGAGAATGTTAAACAGCTAAAGGAgtgttcttctctctatttgTCATTACAG GATTGTCTTGTTGATAGCAATAGGGATTGGAAATCTTGTCAGAAAC ATGTTCAAGCTTTGAAGGAATGCCATGAAAGGAGAATGAAGAAATGA
- the LOC104735948 gene encoding S-adenosylmethionine decarboxylase proenzyme 4-like, giving the protein MSVPGFEGFEKRLELRFFDDDSSVTSNPMGLRLIDFESLDQVLNEVQCTVVSAVANRSFDAYVLSESSLFVYPTKIIIKTCGTTQLLKSIRPLIHLARNLGLTLRACRYSRGSFIFPKAQPFPYTSFKDEVLVVEESLPKSLCYRKASVMTPSNNPSRAWHVFTASADVESDEPVVVVEVCMTELDRVNAQSFFKRKRDEKSNSDSAGKEMTRLSGINNINANAFICDFAFDPCGYSMNGVDGDRYSTIHVTPEDGFSYGSFECGLSLYDDGHEDISEVLSRAIDVFRPNDVSIATTYGGEDYNHEVTKRVERVLAKKLGLKCRSRLMDEFPGSGTVVYQSFTPRRK; this is encoded by the exons ATGTCAGTGCCCGGGTTCGAGGGATTCGAGAAAAGACTCGAACTTCGATTCTTCGACGATGACAGCTCAGTCACCAGTAACCCTATGGGACTCCGTCTAATAGACTTCGAATCTCTAGACCAAGTCTTAAACGAAGTTCAGTGCACGGTAGTCTCCGCCGTAGCGAATCGTAGCTTCGACGCTTACGTACTCTCCGAGTCAAGCCTCTTCGTCTACCCaaccaaaatcatcatcaaaac atgCGGCACCACGCAACTCCTCAAATCAATCCGACCGTTGATCCATCTCGCACGTAACCTCGGCCTTACGTTACGCGCGTGCCGCTACTCGCGCGGCAGCTTCATCTTCCCTAAAGCACAGCCTTTCCCTTACACAAGCTTCAAAGACGAAGTCCTCGTCGTCGAAGAAAGCCTTCCCAAATCTCTCTGTTACCGTAAAGCCTCCGTCATGACGCCTTCTAATAACCCCTCACGTGCTTGGCATGTGTTCACAGCCAGCGCGGACGTGGAATCCGACGAGCCGGTCGTCGTAGTCGAAGTCTGCATGACGGAGCTTGACCGAGTCAACGCTCAGAGCTTCTTTAAACGAAAACGCGACGAGAAAAGCAACAGTGACTCCGCAGGGAAAGAGATGACGCGGCTGAGCGGTATCAATAACATAAACGCAAACGCTTTTATCTGCGACTTCGCGTTTGATCCTTGCGGCTACTCTATGAACGGAGTCGACGGTGACCGTTACTCAACCATCCACGTCACGCCTGAAGACGGTTTTAGCTACGGGAGCTTCGAGTGCGGTTTGTCCTTATACGACGATGGTCACGAAGATATATCTGAGGTTTTAAGCCGTGCCATTGATGTATTCCGTCCAAACGACGTCTCGATCGCCACCACTTACGGCGGAGAGGATTATAACCACGAGGTGACGAAGCGCGTGGAACGCGTGTTGGCTAAGAAGCTTGGTCTTAAGTGCCGAAGCCGTCTTATGGATGAGTTTCCAGGCTCCGGAACAGTCGTTTATCAGTCGTTCACGCCTCGCCGGAAATAG
- the LOC104735944 gene encoding probable prolyl 4-hydroxylase 4 gives MSMIRRKLLLLFFAIFSVLLQSSTSLISSSSVFINPSKVRQVSSKPRAFVYEGFLTELECDHMVSLAKASLKRSAVADNDSGESKFSEVRTSSGTFISKGKDAIVSGIEDKISTWTFLPKENGEDIQVLRYEHGQKYDAHFDYFHDKVNIVRGGHRIATVLMYLSNVTKGGETVFPNAEVPSRRVLSENKEDLSDCAKRGIAVKPRKGDALLFFNLHPDAIPDPLSLHGGCPVIDGEKWSATKWIHVDSFDKIVTPSGNCTDMNESCERWAVLGECTKNPEYMVGTSELPGYCRRSCKAC, from the exons ATGTCGATGATTCGCCGTAAGTTATTGCTCTTGTTCTTCGCTATCTTCTCCGTCCTGCTTCAATCTTCCACTTCCCTGATTAGTTCCTCTAGCGTCTTCATCAATCCTTCCAAAGTTAGACAGGTTTCATCGAAACCCAG GGCGTTTGTGTATGAAGGGTTTCTCACGGAATTGGAATGTGATCATATGGTTTCCCTT GCAAAAGCGAGCCTGAAGAGATCTGCTGTTGCTGACAATGATAGTGGAGAAAGCAAATTCAGCGAGGTTCGAACCAGCTCTGGCACGTTTATCTCCAAAGGAAAG GATGCCATTGTTTCTGGTATAGAAGATAAAATCTCCACTTGGACATTTCTTCCAAAAG AAAATGGGGAAGACATTCAGGTATTGAGATACGAGCACGGTCAAAAATACGATGCTCATTTTGACTACTTTCATGACAAAGTCAACATCGTCCGTGGTGGACACCGCATAGCAACGGTTCTCATGTATCTATCCAATGTGACGAAAGGTGGAGAAACCGTATTCCCTAATGCAGAG GTACCTTCTCGCCGAGTACTctctgaaaacaaagaagatctTTCTGACTGTGCCAAGAGAGGAATCGCCG TGAAACCAAGGAAAGGAGATGCTTTGTTGTTCTTCAACCTCCACCCAGATGCAATCCCGGATCCATTGAGCCTTCATGGTGGATGCCCTGTTATCGACGGAGAGAAATGGTCGGCGACCAAGTGGATCCACGTGGACTCATTCGATAAGATTGTGACACCAAGCGGAAACTGCACGGATATGAACGAGAGCTGTGAGAGATGGGCAGTTCTTGGGGAATGCACAAAGAATCCAGAGTACATGGTTGGAACTTCTGAGCTTCCTGGCTATTGCAGGCGAAGTTGTAAGGCTTGTTAG